CAAGCATTTTTGCCTGCCTGAAAAAATCTTCATGTCCTTTGTGAAAAACATCAAAAGTTCCAAAAACCATAAGTCTTCTTTTGCCGAATGTCTTCTCGATCATTTTTTTTAATATTATTTTTTCCAATCACTAATCATAATCCCCTCCCCGTATTTTTTCAAAACCAACTTCTGACCTTTTCTCCATTTAAGCAAATCGAGCACCTCTCTAGGCAGGGTCACACCTAGGCTATTGCCATGAGCATAAATTTTTCTAACCTCATTGTCTTTAAGTTTTCTACGCATAATAATGACTTTAATTTTTAAGTATACATTATAATATACATTTTAATGTATACCTAAATTATACTACAAAACAACTCTGTCCGGAACTGTTGTCTACCGGCTGAGACTCGTGGAGGTTTTAAGACTGATTTTAGAAATTCTAATATATTTTTTATACCATAAATAATTTCAGTCTAATGCATGTTTGGCTCTATTGTGTATATGAATCAAAGAATGTAGACTATTAGAATAACAATAAAAAAATAAATAAATGACTTCCGTAATTATAGAGTTTTTAGTTTTATTAAACCCATTCGCCCTTTTTCTTTACTTACTTCCCGTAATGAAAGATCTTGACAACAAAACATTTAGACGGGTTATGGTTAAAGCATCTTTAATTTCTTTTTCAATCTACTTTACTTTTATGATAGGTGGTGATTTTATTATGAATACAGTATTTAGAATTCACATGGAATCTTTCCGAATATTTGGTGGGATTATAATTTTCGCCTTTGCCTATATTTTTATAGTCAAAGGAGGAAAGGCTATGATCAAACTTAGGGGAAATATAGATGAACTAGCATCCGAAATTGCCCTACCCTTCATGGTCGGAGCAGGAACTCTTTCTTTGGCAATTCTCTTGGGCCACAGCAAAGGACCCCTGACGGGCGGATTAACTCTATTATTGACTATGCTAATTAATTTTATAATTATCATGAGCCTAAAAATATTTCGGGATAACATCACCAGGAAAAAAATCCGCATGGTATTTGACCATAACATGGAAATTTTCCTCCGATTAAATGGTTTTTTTGTTGGAGCAATCGGCGTTAACATGGTTAAACAGGGTATAGAAAATATTTTAAAATAATATAGCTTTAATCTCAATACTACAAATAACATTGATTAAAACAAGCCTCGAATGAGGCTTGTTTTATTTT
The genomic region above belongs to Patescibacteria group bacterium and contains:
- a CDS encoding AbrB/MazE/SpoVT family DNA-binding domain-containing protein, which codes for MRRKLKDNEVRKIYAHGNSLGVTLPREVLDLLKWRKGQKLVLKKYGEGIMISDWKK